From a single Brassica napus cultivar Da-Ae chromosome C9, Da-Ae, whole genome shotgun sequence genomic region:
- the LOC106429123 gene encoding probable aldo-keto reductase 3, whose protein sequence is MSDCGVRRMKLGSQGLEVSAQGLGCMSLSALFGVPAPKTDPIALLHHAIGSGVTFLDTADSYGPQTNELLLAKALKNNGMREKVELASKFGIIYGEGKREIKGDPFYVRAACEASLKRLDVDCIDLYYQHRIDTRVPIEITMGEMKKLVEEGKIKYIGLSEASASTIRRAHAVHPITAVQLEWSLWTRDVEEEVVPTCRELGIGIVAYSPLGRGFFAAGPKLLENIENNDYRKTLPRFQPENLGHNKILYEKVYAMSEKKGCTPAQLALAWLHHQGDDVCPIPGTTKIENLNQNIGALSVKLTPEEMSELESIGHPESVKGERFSNMVPNFKNSDTPPLSSWKAA, encoded by the exons CTCGAAGTATCGGCGCAAGGCCTTGGCTGCATGAGCCTCTCCGCCTTATTCGGTGTTCCCGCTCCCAAAACTGATCCCATCGCTCTTCTTCACCACGCTATCGGCTCCGGCGTAACTTTCCTTGACACCGCCGACAGCTACGGTCCTCAGACCAACGAGTTGCTCCTCGCCAAG GCTCTAAAGAATAATGGGATGAGGGAGAAAGTGGAGCTTGCGTCCAAATTTGGGATCATTTACGGAGAGGGGAAGAGAGAGATAAAGGGAGATCCTTTCTATGTTAGAGCTGCTTGTGAAGCTAGTTTAAAGCGCCTTGATGTTGACTGCATTGATCTTTATTATCAGCATCGGATTGATACTCGTGTCCCTATCGAAATCACT atGGGGGAAATGAAGAAGCTAGTTGAAGAGGGTAAGATAAAGTACATTGGTTTGTCTGAAGCCTCTGCCTCAACTATCAGAAGAGCACATGCTGTTCACCCAATTACTGCAGTCCAGTTAGAATGGTCCCTGTGGACGAGAGACGTGGAAGAAGAAGTCGTCCCTACCTGCAG GGAACTTGGGATTGGGATTGTTGCTTACAGTCCTCTAGGAAGAGGCTTCTTCGCTGCTGGACCAAAGCTTCTTGAGAACATAGAGAACAATGACTACAGGAAG ACTCTACCAAGATTCCAACCGGAAAACTTAGGCCACAACAAGATTCTCTATGAGAAAGTTTATGCAATGTCCGAGAAGAAAGGATGCACTCCTGCACAACTAGCCCTCGCATGGCTTCACCATCAGGGAGACGATGTTTGCCCCATCCCGGGAACTACTAAGATCGAAAACCTCAATCAGAATATTGGTGCTTTATCAGTGAAACTCACTCCCGAAGAGATGTCTGAGCTGGAGAGCATTGGTCACCCAGAGTCTGTGAAAGGAGAAAGATTCAGTAACATGGTGCCCAACTTTAAGAACTCAGACACTCCACCATTGTCTTCTTGGAAAGCCGCTTAA
- the LOC106429101 gene encoding probable aldo-keto reductase 4, with protein MGPIRLFHVYGVKPGPVSAQGLGCLGLSSFHGDPARETDAITLLHHAVDSGVTFFDTSDIYGPETNEFILSRVPFDHVHDTELGIGIVAYSPLGKGFFASGPKLLDNLGQNDFRKALPRFQQENVDQNKILFENVCAMSEKKGCTPGQLALAWVHHQGDDVCPIPGTTKIDNLNQNIGALSVKLTPEEMTELEAIVRPESVKGERYCSNMPTFKNTESPSLSSWKAA; from the exons ATGGGCCCCATACGATTGTTTCACGTGTATGGGGTCAAGCCCGGGCCTGTATCAGCTCAAGGCCTTGGCTGCCTGGGCCTCTCCTCCTTCCATGGTGATCCTGCACGGGAAACTGACGCCATCACTCTTCTCCACCACGCTGTCGACTCCGGCGTTACTTTCTTTGACACCTCCGATATCTACGGTCCTGAGACCAACGAGTTTATCCTCTCCAGGGTGCCATTTGATCATGTTCACGACAC GGAGCTTGGGATTGGGATTGTTGCTTACAGTCCTCTAGGAAAAGGCTTCTTCGCATCTGGACCAAAGCTTCTTGACAACCTAGGCCAAAATGACTTCAGAAAG GCTCTACCAAGATTCCAACAGGAAAACGTAGACCAAAACAAGATTCTTTTCGAGAATGTTTGTGCAATGTCAGAGAAGAAAGGGTGCACTCCCGGACAACTAGCCCTGGCATGGGTTCACCACCAGGGAGATGATGTTTGCCCAATCCCAGGAACCACTAAGATCGACAACCTCAATCAGAACATTGGAGCTTTATCTGTGAAACTCACTCCCGAAGAGATGACTGAGCTCGAGGCCATTGTCCGACCAGAGTCTGTGAAAGGAGAAAGATATTGTAGCAACATGCCCACTTTCAAGAACACTGAGTCTCCATCATTGTCTTCTTGGAAAGCCGCTTAA
- the LOC106429119 gene encoding probable aldo-keto reductase 4 — MAEASGVKRMKLGSQGLEVSAQGLGCMGLSSFYGTPKPESDAMALLHHAIESGVTFLDTSDIYGPQTNELLLGKALKNGFREKVELASKFGISYGEGKREIKGDPFYVRAACEASLKRLDVDCIDLYYQHRIDTRVPIEITMGELKKLVEEGKIKYIGLSEASASTIRRAHAVHPITAVQLEWSLWSRDVEEEITPTCRELGIGIVAYSPLGRGFFASGPKLVEKLDQNDFRKTLPRFQQENLDHNKILYEKVCAMSEKKGCTPGQLALAWVHHQGDDVCPIPGTTKIQNLNLNIGALSVKLTPDEMLELETIVQAESVKGERYGNMLATFKNSDTPPLSSWKPA; from the exons ATGGCGGAAGCTAGCGGAGTGAAGAGAATGAAGCTGGGAAGCCAAGGCCTTGAGGTATCTGCACAGGGCCTCGGTTGCATGGGCCTCTCCTCCTTCTACGGTACTCCCAAGCCTGAAAGTGACGCCATGGCTCTTCTCCACCACGCTATCGAATCCGGCGTCACTTTCCTAGACACTTCCGACATCTACGGTCCTCAGACCAACGAGCTGCTCCTCGGCAAG GCGCTGAAGAATGGGTTTAGGGAGAAAGTGGAGCTCGCTTCAAAATTTGGGATCAGCTACGGAGAGGGGAAGAGAGAGATAAAGGGAGATCCTTTCTATGTTAGGGCTGCTTGTGAGGCTAGTTTGAAGCGTCTTGATGTGGATTGCATTGATCTTTATTACCAGCATCGCATCGATACTCGTGTCCCTATCGAAATCACT ATGGGAGAACTAAAGAAGCTAGTTGAAGAGGGTAAAATAAAGTACATTGGTTTGTCTGAAGCCTCTGCCTCAACTATCAGAAGAGCGCATGCTGTTCACCCCATAACTGCAGTGCAGTTGGAGTGGTCTTTGTGGTCTAGAGACGTGGAAGAAGAAATCACCCCAACCTGCAG GGAGCTTGGAATTGGAATTGTTGCTTACAGTCCCCTAGGACGAGGTTTCTTTGCATCAGGACCTAAGCTTGTTGAGAAGCTTGACCAAAATGACTTCAGAAAG ACTCTACCGAGATTCCAACAGGAAAACCTAGACCACAACAAGATTCTGTATGAGAAAGTTTGTGCAATGTCTGAGAAGAAAGGGTGCACTCCGGGACAACTAGCCCTCGCGTGGGTTCACCACCAGGGAGATGATGTTTGCCCCATCCCAGGAACTACTAAGATCCAAAACCTCAATCTGAACATTGGAGCTCTATCTGTGAAACTCACTCCTGATGAGATGCTTGAGCTCGAGACCATTGTCCAAGCAGAGTCTGTGAAAGGAGAAAGATATGGTAACATGTTGGCCACTTTCAAGAACTCTGACACTCCACCATTGTCTTCCTGGAAACCTGCATAA
- the BNAC09G14170D gene encoding uncharacterized protein BNAC09G14170D isoform X3: protein MIPMDNYRVPSTSTTGLVYRANSSMTASSGFHFTVTSPSGLKHEPSLAVEWSVEEQYILDKGLAKFKDEPQVTKYVKIASTLPDKSVRDVAMRCKWMTQKRRKGEEHSASTKVSYRKVVDLPPKLNMLSTMPHQNSTYVMNHMCQSARIPFEGSSDAVMELLRQNAHAFSQISSNLSVSKPQDNISLFHLARNNISSILNEYVDLYYLLGPA from the exons ATGATTCCGATGGATAATTACCGCGTACCGAGCACCAGCACGACCGGTTTAGTATATCGGGCGAATTCGAGCATGACTGCTTCCTCAGGATTCCACTTCACTGTAACTTCTCCGTCTGGACTCAAACATGAACCTTCTTTGGCTGTCGAGTGGTCTGTTGAGGAGCAGTATATATTGGACAAAGGTCTCGCAAA ATTTAAAGATGAACCACAAGTTACCAAGTATGTAAAGATCGCATCAACTCTACCAGATAAAAGTGTACGGGACGTAGCAATGAGGTGTAAATGGATGACG CAAAAACGGAGAAAAGGGGAAGAACACAGTGCCAGCACGAAGGTTAGCTATAGAAAG GTTGTGGATTTACCCCCAAAACTGAACATGTTGTCCACCATGCCACACCAAAATTCTACATACGTCATGAACCATATGTGCCAGAGTGCACGCATACCTTTTGAAG GCTCAAGTGATGCGGTTATGGAGCTTCTACGGCAGAATGCTCATGCTTTCAGTCAAATTTCTTCAAACCTTTCTGTGTCCAAG CCACAAGATAAC ATCAGCCTATTTCATCTGGCAAGAAATAACATCAGTTCCATCCTGAATGAGTATGTGGATCTTTACTACTTATTAGGGCCTGCTTAG
- the LOC106429120 gene encoding probable aldo-keto reductase 3 produces MAEASGVKRMKLGSQGVEVSAQGLGCMGLSTLYGAPKPETDAITLLHHAIDTGVTFLDTSDIYGPETNELLLGKALKNGFREKIELATKFGIIYGEGEREIKGDPAYVRAACEASLKRLDVDCIDLYYQHRIDTRVPIEITMGELKKLVEEGKIKYIGLSEASASTIRRAHAVHPITAVQLEWSLWTRDGEEDIIPTCRELGIGIVAYSPLGRGFFAAGPKLVEKLDNDDFRKRLPRFKQENLDHNKILYDKVCAMSEKKGCTPAQLALAWVHHQGDDVCPIPGTTKIENLNQNIGALSVKLTPDEMAELETIVQLESVKGERYANMTATFKNSDTPPLSSWKTT; encoded by the exons ATGGCGGAAGCTAGCGGAGTGAAGAGAATGAAGCTAGGAAGCCAAGGGGTTGAGGTCTCGGCTCAAGGCCTTGGTTGCATGGGCCTCTCAACCTTGTACGGTGCTCCCAAGCCCGAAACTGACGCTATCACTCTTCTCCACCACGCAATTGATACCGGCGTTACTTTCCTAGATACCTCCGACATCTACGGTCCTGAGACCAACGAGCTGCTTCTCGGAAAG GCTCTGAAGAATGGGTTTAGGGAAAAAATAGAGCTTGCTACCAAATTTGGAATCATTTACGGAGAGGGGGAGAGAGAGATAAAGGGAGATCCTGCTTATGTTAGGGCTGCTTGTGAAGCAAGTTTGAAGCGTCTTGATGTGGATTGCATTGATCTTTATTACCAGCATCGGATTGATACTCGTGTCCCTATCGAAATCACT ATGGGAGAACTGAAGAAGCTAGTTGAAGAAGGTAAGATAAAGTACATTGGTTTGTCTGAAGCCTCTGCCTCAACTATCAGAAGAGCACATGCTGTTCACCCCATAACAGCGGTTCAGCTAGAGTGGTCTTTGTGGACAAGAGACGGGGAAGAAGATATCATTCCTACCTGCAG GGAGCTTGGGATTGGGATTGTTGCTTACAGTCCTCTAGGACGTGGCTTCTTCGCTGCTGGACCAAAACTTGTTGAGAAGCTGGACAATGATGACTTCAGAAAG AGACTACCAAGATTCAAACAGGAAAACTTAGACCACAATAAGATTCTCTACGACAAGGTTTGTGCAATGTCTGAGAAGAAAGGTTGCACTCCTGCACAACTAGCCCTGGCTTGGGTTCACCACCAGGGAGATGATGTTTGCCCCATCCCAGGAACCACTAAGATAGAAAACCTCAATCAGAACATTGGAGCTTTATCTGTGAAACTCACTCCTGATGAGATGGCTGAGCTCGAGACCATCGTCCAGCTAGAGTCTGTGAAAGGAGAAAGATACGCTAACATGACGGCCACTTTCAAGAACTCAGATACTCCACCATTGTCTTCTTGGAAAACCACATAA
- the BNAC09G14170D gene encoding uncharacterized protein BNAC09G14170D isoform X1, whose product MIPMDNYRVPSTSTTGLVYRANSSMTASSGFHFTVTSPSGLKHEPSLAVEWSVEEQYILDKGLAKFKDEPQVTKYVKIASTLPDKSVRDVAMRCKWMTQKRRKGEEHSASTKVSYRKVVDLPPKLNMLSTMPHQNSTYVMNHMCQSARIPFEGSSDAVMELLRQNAHAFSQISSNLSVSKPQDNISLFHLARNNISSILNDMKEMPGIISRMPPLPVSINNDLASRLMTTSTRQEP is encoded by the exons ATGATTCCGATGGATAATTACCGCGTACCGAGCACCAGCACGACCGGTTTAGTATATCGGGCGAATTCGAGCATGACTGCTTCCTCAGGATTCCACTTCACTGTAACTTCTCCGTCTGGACTCAAACATGAACCTTCTTTGGCTGTCGAGTGGTCTGTTGAGGAGCAGTATATATTGGACAAAGGTCTCGCAAA ATTTAAAGATGAACCACAAGTTACCAAGTATGTAAAGATCGCATCAACTCTACCAGATAAAAGTGTACGGGACGTAGCAATGAGGTGTAAATGGATGACG CAAAAACGGAGAAAAGGGGAAGAACACAGTGCCAGCACGAAGGTTAGCTATAGAAAG GTTGTGGATTTACCCCCAAAACTGAACATGTTGTCCACCATGCCACACCAAAATTCTACATACGTCATGAACCATATGTGCCAGAGTGCACGCATACCTTTTGAAG GCTCAAGTGATGCGGTTATGGAGCTTCTACGGCAGAATGCTCATGCTTTCAGTCAAATTTCTTCAAACCTTTCTGTGTCCAAG CCACAAGATAACATCAGCCTGTTTCATCTGGCAAGAAATAACATCAGCTCCATCCTGAATGA CATGAAGGAGATGCCTGGTATCATAAGCCGGATGCCACCACTGCCTGTTTCAATTAACAATGATCTTGCAAGCAGGTTAATGACGACGAGTACACGACAG GAACCATGA
- the BNAC09G14170D gene encoding uncharacterized protein BNAC09G14170D isoform X2, whose protein sequence is MIPMDNYRVPSTSTTGLVYRANSSMTASSGFHFTVTSPSGLKHEPSLAVEWSVEEQYILDKGLAKFKDEPQVTKYVKIASTLPDKSVRDVAMRCKWMTQKRRKGEEHSASTKVSYRKVVDLPPKLNMLSTMPHQNSTYVMNHMCQSARIPFEGSSDAVMELLRQNAHAFSQISSNLSVSKPQDNISLFHLARNNISSILNDMKEMPGIISRMPPLPVSINNDLASRLMTTSTRQPRSYIIPSSIHLKQEP, encoded by the exons ATGATTCCGATGGATAATTACCGCGTACCGAGCACCAGCACGACCGGTTTAGTATATCGGGCGAATTCGAGCATGACTGCTTCCTCAGGATTCCACTTCACTGTAACTTCTCCGTCTGGACTCAAACATGAACCTTCTTTGGCTGTCGAGTGGTCTGTTGAGGAGCAGTATATATTGGACAAAGGTCTCGCAAA ATTTAAAGATGAACCACAAGTTACCAAGTATGTAAAGATCGCATCAACTCTACCAGATAAAAGTGTACGGGACGTAGCAATGAGGTGTAAATGGATGACG CAAAAACGGAGAAAAGGGGAAGAACACAGTGCCAGCACGAAGGTTAGCTATAGAAAG GTTGTGGATTTACCCCCAAAACTGAACATGTTGTCCACCATGCCACACCAAAATTCTACATACGTCATGAACCATATGTGCCAGAGTGCACGCATACCTTTTGAAG GCTCAAGTGATGCGGTTATGGAGCTTCTACGGCAGAATGCTCATGCTTTCAGTCAAATTTCTTCAAACCTTTCTGTGTCCAAG CCACAAGATAACATCAGCCTGTTTCATCTGGCAAGAAATAACATCAGCTCCATCCTGAATGA CATGAAGGAGATGCCTGGTATCATAAGCCGGATGCCACCACTGCCTGTTTCAATTAACAATGATCTTGCAAGCAGGTTAATGACGACGAGTACACGACAG CCGAGATCTTATATAATTCCTTCGAGCATCCATCTGAAGCAGGAACCATGA